One stretch of Candidatus Binataceae bacterium DNA includes these proteins:
- a CDS encoding agmatine deiminase family protein, translating to MPAEWAPHLATYLVWPHNRDTWPGKFDAIPPLFGQMAATIAEFEPLRLLVASDTMAEEARAAIVAAAGESARLDRIAFTTVATNDSWIRDHGPIFVNRDAPAGDAPAQVALDFGFNSWGEKYGAYDLDDAVPRRLGERWDFEVIVPPMILEGGSIDVDGAGTLLTTESCLLNPNRNPALDRAEIERRLKYWLGVTSVLWLGDGIAGDDTDGHVDDLARFVAPATVVTVVEDDPRDENYRVLADNLKRLKAMRDAAGRALTIEKLPMPPALFHEGTRVPASYANFYILNGGVIVPTFDCAQDAVAIATLGRLFPGRRVVGIPSRDLVWGLGAIHCLTQQHPQPPADRA from the coding sequence ATGCCGGCCGAATGGGCGCCGCATCTGGCGACCTACCTGGTATGGCCGCACAACCGCGACACCTGGCCCGGTAAATTCGACGCAATACCGCCGCTCTTTGGTCAGATGGCGGCGACGATCGCAGAATTCGAGCCGCTGCGTTTGCTGGTCGCCAGTGACACGATGGCCGAGGAGGCTCGCGCAGCAATCGTCGCCGCGGCAGGCGAGTCGGCGCGGCTCGATCGCATCGCGTTCACAACCGTCGCTACGAACGATTCGTGGATTCGCGACCACGGACCGATCTTCGTTAATCGCGACGCGCCGGCCGGCGATGCTCCCGCGCAGGTCGCGTTGGATTTCGGCTTCAATTCATGGGGCGAAAAATACGGCGCCTACGACCTCGACGACGCGGTGCCGCGCCGGCTCGGCGAGCGATGGGACTTCGAAGTAATCGTACCGCCGATGATACTCGAGGGCGGCTCGATCGACGTTGACGGCGCAGGCACGCTCCTCACCACGGAGTCGTGCCTGCTGAATCCCAATCGCAACCCGGCGCTCGACCGCGCCGAGATCGAGCGGCGGCTCAAGTACTGGCTCGGCGTGACCAGCGTGCTCTGGCTCGGAGACGGAATCGCGGGCGACGACACCGACGGCCACGTCGACGACCTGGCGCGGTTCGTCGCTCCCGCGACGGTGGTGACCGTGGTCGAAGACGACCCGCGCGACGAAAATTACCGCGTGCTCGCCGACAACCTGAAGCGGCTGAAAGCGATGCGCGACGCCGCGGGGCGCGCGCTCACGATCGAGAAGCTGCCGATGCCGCCCGCGCTGTTTCATGAAGGCACCCGGGTACCGGCGTCGTATGCGAACTTCTATATCCTCAATGGCGGCGTGATTGTGCCGACATTCGATTGCGCGCAGGACGCGGTGGCAATCGCGACGCTCGGTCGGCTGTTTCCCGGACGCCGCGTCGTCGGCATCCCGTCGCGGGACCTGGTCTGGGGCCTCGGCGCGATTCACTGTCTGACGCAGCAGCATCCCCAACCTCCCGCCGACAGAGCCTGA
- a CDS encoding carbon-nitrogen hydrolase, which produces MASQPLRVALVQMSCETEPPRNLEKALVRIEEAAARGAKVVCLQELFRSRYFCQSEEARYFDLAEPIPGPTTEALSAAAAARKVVVVGSIFERRAEGIYHNTAVAIDADGRLAGCYRKMHIPDDPHYYEKFYFTPGDLDFTAHRTAHGTIGALVCWDQWFPEAARLVALAGAQIVFYPTAIGWERGEVERVRRRQLEAWETVQRGHAIANGMFVAVANRVGVEDSLEFWGSSFVVDPFGEVIARAGAGEEILIADCDLALIEETRRNWPFLRDRRIDAYGDLLRRFRS; this is translated from the coding sequence ATGGCTTCCCAACCGCTTCGCGTCGCACTCGTGCAGATGAGTTGCGAGACCGAGCCGCCGCGCAATCTGGAAAAGGCGCTGGTCCGGATCGAAGAGGCCGCTGCGCGCGGCGCCAAGGTCGTCTGCCTGCAGGAACTGTTTCGCTCGCGCTATTTCTGCCAGTCGGAAGAGGCACGATACTTCGACCTCGCAGAGCCGATCCCCGGGCCGACCACCGAAGCGCTTAGCGCGGCGGCCGCAGCGCGCAAGGTCGTCGTGGTCGGTTCGATCTTCGAGCGCCGCGCCGAAGGCATCTACCATAACACGGCGGTGGCGATTGATGCCGACGGACGGCTCGCCGGTTGCTACCGCAAGATGCATATTCCGGACGACCCGCACTATTACGAGAAATTCTATTTCACCCCGGGCGATCTCGACTTCACCGCTCATCGCACCGCCCATGGGACGATCGGCGCGTTGGTGTGCTGGGACCAATGGTTTCCCGAGGCGGCGCGCCTGGTCGCGCTGGCGGGCGCGCAGATCGTTTTCTATCCGACGGCGATCGGATGGGAACGCGGGGAAGTTGAGCGGGTGCGCCGCCGCCAGCTGGAGGCATGGGAAACGGTCCAGCGCGGGCACGCTATTGCCAACGGGATGTTCGTCGCTGTGGCCAACCGGGTGGGCGTCGAGGACAGCCTCGAGTTCTGGGGCAGCTCATTCGTGGTCGATCCGTTCGGCGAGGTGATAGCGCGCGCCGGCGCGGGCGAGGAGATTCTTATCGCCGACTGCGACCTCGCGCTTATCGAAGAAACCCGGCGCAACTGGCCCTTCCTGCGCGACCGGCGTATCGACGCCTACGGCGACCTGCTGCGCCGCTTCCGCTCTTGA